The genomic stretch GCCCATAATGATCTTATATTCCAGCATAGAGCATAACATGTCTCTACCCTCCACATGCTTGCACATGTAACTAGCTATTGGTTACTGAATGTTACAAGGGTAGCTCAAAAGTTCAGAATTAACTATACTGTTCTCATGTGGCGTCTCATCAATTGCATTAGACACTGTTGTCTTCACTTGAATCTTCCTTGTATAAGTTAGTTGCTAGCTTCATGGTACTATATGACCTTAATTCATCGGTCGATCAACCAGCAGACCTGCACGCCGCCTGGTATGTTATCTTTGACCTCACCTGTTGTCATGATCTCTCAAGCAGGCTTGCAGATGCATGCAACATCCATTTGCTAGTTAGATGTAGATGCATTGCATATGCGACATATATATGATGATTTCAATTTTCAATGCATGCTGTGCAGGAGATCGATCAAGCAATCAATTAATGGAAGAAGCTGGATGGGTGAACCGGATGGGGCTGTTGCTGAACGTATGGGAGATCCGTGCAGCGGTGGTATCGAGCTTCGTTGCTCATATTTTGCTCATCCTCCTCGCCGGGATTCGTCGGCGTAGAGCCTCTGGCGCACGGGTGCTCATCCTTTGGGTGGCGTACCAGTTCTCCAGCTGGGTTGCTCCATACGCCCTCAGCAACTTGTCCCTCTGCGGCGACACGTCAAGGAGGCAGCAGCTGGTCGCGTTCTGGGCGACTTTCCTCCTGCACCATCTCGGTGGCCCGGACAACATCAGCGCCTTGTCCCGAGAAGACAATGAGCTCTCCAGGCGTGAATTGTTAACTGCGGTGTCACGTATCGGTGGAGCTAGCTATGTCCTGTATAAGCATGTGTACCTCGGTGGAGGGGGCAAGGCTTTGATCCGGGCGTCCATAATTATTTTTGTCTTAGGTGCTGCCAAGTATGTGGAGAGGGCAATGGCGCTATGGCGAGCTGACTTTCGCACCCTCCGGAGctcaagcaagaagaagcaagcaACTAGATTCTTCACTGTTTGTGCTGGCTCGGAATCTCTGATCAGAATGGGAATAGATTATGAGATGGAAGATGAGGAAGCCCTGATGGTCGCACATGACATGCTCCCATTCTGCATGCGTGCTATGGCTGATTCTTCTGTCGACACGGAGTCTCCTGACCTTGTTACAAGCAGGAAAATATTCACTCTGAGATGGGAGAATATGTGCAATGTGGTGGAGATGGAGCTCTCACTCATGTACGACGTCCTTTACACCAAGGCTACTGTCGTCCACACCTCAACTGGTTACGGCATCCGTGTTGCCTCGCCGCTAGCCATTGGTGCTGCAACAGTTCTCTTTGGATGGTACTATAACAAGGAAGGCCAGAGCATAGCGGACGTGATAATCACCTACTCCTTGCTGTTAGCTACTCTCCTCCTGGATACCAGATGGCTGTTGAGGGCACTTGGGTCAACCTGGACGCACGCTTTCCTGCAGGCAAGCAGGCCAAGGCGATGGCTTTACCATGCTGTTTTGTGCTCCGGGAGATGGCGCCGGCTCCGATATTTTGTTGTTTCTCTGGATCTTGGCCGGTTACATCTCACGGTGCGTCCAAGGTGTCCAAGCAGCTATAGAAGGTGGTCTGGTAAAGTTGGGAAGTATAACTTGCTGCAAGAGTGCACTCCGAAGACCAGTGCCTGCGGCAGAACTGTGAAGAAGATTGGATTGGAAGACGTTTGGAAAAAATACCAGCACTCTAAAGGAAGTAAGCTTTCACAAGATGTCAAGCGGGTGGTGTTCACACGAGTAAGTGAAGTACTCAGGGAAACATACGAAAAGGCTAAGGGTGTCCGCTACACCATGAAGGACATCACAACGTCCTGGGGTCAGGTGACAGTCAAGAGGCGTCATAAAGAACTGGAAGAACTCCGTTTGGCATTTGGCCATGAGTTCCAAGAGGACATCCTTGTATGGCACATTGCTACCCAAGTTTTCCTTATCCGCAGCCATCAATCACAGATCATCCATGACAAGAATGTAGCGACACATGCCAAGGCGATCAAGGAATTGTCGGAGTACTTGATGTTCCTCGTCGCCATGCGCCCGGCCATGCTACCTGGCCTTCCACTCCGCAGCCTGTATGAAGAAGCCCTCAAGTGTTTGCAGGAACTAGACACTAGTGGCTCTAATTCTAGTTCTGCAACAAGAGAGGAGAAGGTCGCCGAAATCCTAGTCAACAGGAAAAAATATGATTACAACTTGGGCTTTGGGCGCGATATAGCTGGTATCGTCTATGATGGAGCTAATATTGCCATTGAGCTGCTTACGGTTGATGAGTCGAAGATGCCAGAACTGTTGGAGCTCGTCTTCAACGTGTGGGTGGACAAGCTGCTGTATGCGGCCACCAAGTGCAGCCCGGAATCCCATGCCAAGCAGCTGAGCCGTGGCGGTGACCTCACCACCATCGTCTGGATTATGGCACAACATGCTGGTCCGTTCCGGATCGGTCACTGGGGTCcagatgctgatgatgatgatgagatgcAACAAGAAAAGACGAAgccaaaggaaaagaagaagccaGAGGAAAAGAAGCCAGAGCCAAAGAAGAAGCCAGAGGAAAAGCCAAAGCCAAAGAAGGAGGAAAAGAAGCCAGAGGAAAAGAAGCCAGATGAGAAAATGGAACCGATAGCTTCTCCATGGGTGCCCGCCAGACCACCAGCAGCCCTGCCGACTCCTCCGATGCCAGAAGACACCGAACCACCCAAACCCCCCCGCCGTGACAGGCGTAGAAAGTATGCTACGCTGTACCCAGTGGACTGATCGAATATCAATCATTTGGCGATCGAAGTTGCATTTCCACTAGTGCACGTATGTTCAATTCTCTCAACTATGTACCTACTTCCTCCGATGCTTGTTTTTTCGATTTGTCGAgttattttttttttttcttgagaatCCCTGCCGAGCTATTTCTGGGCTCAGAAATGTAGCAATAATAATATGCATACCCCAGCCCAGCTGAGGGGAATTATGTGCTTTCAATACATATGTTCTACTCCTGCGCCTCCAACCCTAGCCTGCACAatggcctcctcttcctcccagcCTTCACCATCCACATCATCGGAAAATAGCTAAACTGAACAAAGCTCCAACTAAGAAGCCATATATCATGGTAGCATAAGATGGGTGGACGAGGAGATGACGATTGCTCTCGCGGTTCCGACCAAGAGCCATGTTCATGGCGGGACCTCCTCGATCCTCCCCCAAGGTGGGCCACACACGCGTCGCTCCATGAACATCCTCGCCACTTGCTACCACCCCTCACTCCCCTTTCACTCCACCTGCCGCGCAAATCCCCTGTGTTAAGCTTCCTCTAGTCAGATCTACGGCAAGCCGGCGATTAAGTCTGGCGGTACACGCAGATGGCGGAGGGGAGGCGTAAGGAGGCAGAGTGTACTCGGAGGAGGGTGTTGGCGGCGGGGGCGACGGAGTTGTGAGATCCAGCCCCACTGCGGCCTGTTACGGCTGGCAGAAGCGATTGGGGAAATGTGGGTTGCGGTCACCGCAGGGGCGCCCCTACCGCATCTCCATCTTCGTCACCAGGCAAGCTTCACGTCAAGTCCATCGTTATCCACACCGAGCGCGTCGCTCGGTCCTCAAGCAACGGAGAAGCCTCGTGCAGATGATGAAGCCTGATCCGAAGAAGTTTGTGAAGCTCTCAAAGCTTCTGGCCCGCTCGGATTCATCTGAAGAAGACCCGCTGTGGGAGGGCT from Lolium rigidum isolate FL_2022 chromosome 4, APGP_CSIRO_Lrig_0.1, whole genome shotgun sequence encodes the following:
- the LOC124707861 gene encoding uncharacterized protein LOC124707861 isoform X1; translation: MHCICDIYMMISIFNACCAGDRSSNQLMEEAGWVNRMGLLLNVWEIRAAVVSSFVAHILLILLAGIRRRRASGARVLILWVAYQFSSWVAPYALSNLSLCGDTSRRQQLVAFWATFLLHHLGGPDNISALSREDNELSRRELLTAVSRIGGASYVLYKHVYLGGGGKALIRASIIIFVLGAAKYVERAMALWRADFRTLRSSSKKKQATRFFTVCAGSESLIRMGIDYEMEDEEALMVAHDMLPFCMRAMADSSVDTESPDLVTSRKIFTLRWENMCNVVEMELSLMYDVLYTKATVVHTSTGYGIRVASPLAIGAATVLFGWYYNKEGQSIADVIITYSLLLATLLLDTRWLLRALGSTWTHAFLQASRPRRWLYHAVLCSGRWRRLRYFVVSLDLGRLHLTVRPRCPSSYRRWSGKVGKYNLLQECTPKTSACGRTVKKIGLEDVWKKYQHSKGSKLSQDVKRVVFTRVSEVLRETYEKAKGVRYTMKDITTSWGQVTVKRRHKELEELRLAFGHEFQEDILVWHIATQVFLIRSHQSQIIHDKNVATHAKAIKELSEYLMFLVAMRPAMLPGLPLRSLYEEALKCLQELDTSGSNSSSATREEKVAEILVNRKKYDYNLGFGRDIAGIVYDGANIAIELLTVDESKMPELLELVFNVWVDKLLYAATKCSPESHAKQLSRGGDLTTIVWIMAQHAGPFRIGHWGPDADDDDEMQQEKTKPKEKKKPEEKKPEPKKKPEEKPKPKKEEKKPEEKKPDEKMEPIASPWVPARPPAALPTPPMPEDTEPPKPPRRDRRRKYATLYPVD
- the LOC124707861 gene encoding uncharacterized protein LOC124707861 isoform X2 gives rise to the protein MEEAGWVNRMGLLLNVWEIRAAVVSSFVAHILLILLAGIRRRRASGARVLILWVAYQFSSWVAPYALSNLSLCGDTSRRQQLVAFWATFLLHHLGGPDNISALSREDNELSRRELLTAVSRIGGASYVLYKHVYLGGGGKALIRASIIIFVLGAAKYVERAMALWRADFRTLRSSSKKKQATRFFTVCAGSESLIRMGIDYEMEDEEALMVAHDMLPFCMRAMADSSVDTESPDLVTSRKIFTLRWENMCNVVEMELSLMYDVLYTKATVVHTSTGYGIRVASPLAIGAATVLFGWYYNKEGQSIADVIITYSLLLATLLLDTRWLLRALGSTWTHAFLQASRPRRWLYHAVLCSGRWRRLRYFVVSLDLGRLHLTVRPRCPSSYRRWSGKVGKYNLLQECTPKTSACGRTVKKIGLEDVWKKYQHSKGSKLSQDVKRVVFTRVSEVLRETYEKAKGVRYTMKDITTSWGQVTVKRRHKELEELRLAFGHEFQEDILVWHIATQVFLIRSHQSQIIHDKNVATHAKAIKELSEYLMFLVAMRPAMLPGLPLRSLYEEALKCLQELDTSGSNSSSATREEKVAEILVNRKKYDYNLGFGRDIAGIVYDGANIAIELLTVDESKMPELLELVFNVWVDKLLYAATKCSPESHAKQLSRGGDLTTIVWIMAQHAGPFRIGHWGPDADDDDEMQQEKTKPKEKKKPEEKKPEPKKKPEEKPKPKKEEKKPEEKKPDEKMEPIASPWVPARPPAALPTPPMPEDTEPPKPPRRDRRRKYATLYPVD